Proteins from one Flavobacterium sp. N2038 genomic window:
- a CDS encoding NUDIX hydrolase, whose translation MENLQNIRIAVDAIVFGYKNNGLYALLIEQKFGSADKYWALPGGLVQNDESLSDAVIRELHEETNVQLTFMEQLYTFGDNIYRDSRNRVISVAYYALVDASNLEIKADTDAERVQWCKIDEIPTLAFDHNLILEKAISRLKSKLIYEPIGFDLLPEEFLFSDLENLYCTILEKEIDRRNFRKKILSFDILEQTENFSPVKTGRPAKLFKFNKLKYNELSNRGFHFEIKFA comes from the coding sequence ATGGAAAATTTACAAAATATAAGAATTGCTGTTGATGCAATTGTTTTTGGTTATAAAAACAATGGTTTATATGCGCTTTTAATTGAACAGAAATTTGGTTCAGCAGATAAATATTGGGCATTGCCCGGAGGTTTAGTTCAGAATGATGAATCCTTGAGCGATGCAGTAATACGTGAATTGCATGAAGAAACCAATGTACAGTTAACTTTTATGGAACAGTTGTACACTTTTGGAGATAATATTTACAGAGATTCCCGAAACCGTGTAATTTCGGTAGCCTATTACGCATTAGTCGACGCTTCAAATTTAGAAATTAAAGCCGATACAGATGCCGAAAGAGTGCAATGGTGTAAAATAGATGAAATTCCAACTTTGGCTTTTGATCATAATTTAATACTCGAAAAAGCAATTTCCAGATTAAAATCAAAACTAATCTATGAACCAATTGGTTTTGATCTGCTTCCCGAAGAATTCTTGTTTTCAGATCTTGAAAATCTTTATTGCACTATTTTAGAAAAAGAAATTGATCGACGAAACTTCAGAAAAAAAATCCTCAGCTTTGATATTTTAGAGCAAACAGAAAATTTTTCACCCGTAAAAACAGGTCGCCCGGCGAAACTTTTTAAATTCAATAAATTGAAATATAATGAGTTATCGAATAGGGGCTTTCACTTCGAAATAAAGTTTGCGTAA
- the prs gene encoding ribose-phosphate diphosphokinase — translation MILNLDPKFTPFNNQEEIKFQSFTFSGGEPHIKINPDFDSNQKITITHRLNSFNDLGLLCIAVDALRRMDVKIIDLFIPYFPAARQDRVMIPGEPLSVKVYADIINALQLNKVFVFDAHSEVTPALVNNCTVIPNHTFIQQILKVIGENVKLISPDGGALKKIYKVSEFLGGIDVVECSKSRDVKTGKLSGFKVYEEDLKGMDCLIVDDICDGGGTFVGLAEELKKKNAGKLYLAVSHGIFNKGFEVLNCFDKIFTTNSVKDFDNEKVEVVKLEL, via the coding sequence ATGATACTAAATCTTGACCCAAAATTCACTCCTTTTAACAATCAGGAAGAAATCAAATTTCAAAGTTTTACATTTTCTGGAGGAGAACCTCATATAAAAATTAATCCCGATTTTGATAGCAATCAGAAAATAACAATCACACATAGATTAAATTCTTTCAACGATTTAGGTTTGTTGTGTATTGCAGTTGATGCGTTGCGCAGAATGGACGTTAAAATTATCGATCTCTTTATTCCGTATTTTCCGGCTGCCAGACAAGATCGTGTTATGATTCCCGGCGAACCATTATCTGTAAAAGTTTATGCTGATATTATAAATGCCTTGCAATTAAACAAAGTGTTTGTTTTTGATGCGCATTCTGAAGTGACTCCGGCTTTAGTAAACAATTGTACTGTAATTCCGAACCATACTTTTATTCAGCAAATTTTAAAAGTTATAGGTGAAAACGTAAAATTGATTTCTCCGGATGGCGGCGCTTTAAAGAAAATCTACAAAGTTTCTGAATTTTTAGGTGGAATTGATGTTGTAGAATGCAGCAAAAGCCGTGATGTAAAAACAGGAAAATTATCTGGTTTTAAAGTATATGAAGAAGATCTAAAGGGAATGGATTGTTTAATTGTGGATGATATTTGCGACGGAGGAGGAACTTTCGTAGGATTAGCTGAAGAATTAAAAAAGAAAAATGCCGGAAAATTATACTTAGCAGTAAGCCACGGAATTTTTAATAAAGGGTTTGAAGTTTTAAATTGTTTTGATAAAATCTTCACAACCAATTCAGTAAAAGACTTTGACAATGAAAAGGTTGAAGTCGTAAAATTAGAATTATGA
- a CDS encoding TIGR02452 family protein encodes MNKNYRVEIANKTLEIVKNGFYEYKGKKIVVEKELKESIQNTFTIAPNDWDAILKTPIENKFETEIVTKNCSTIEALAQEKNDKICVLNFASAKNPGGGFLGGASAQEESLARSSNLYETQIKNKAMYDFNRNQSSFLYSDYMIYSPNVLFWNDDNGNYFEKPLTADVITAAAPNKGAMVQHNRKEEIAEIEEALKERMDKVLAIALKQKSNTLILGAWGCGVFRNESKDVAYLFKEIITDKYAGAFKKIVFAVFDNSEKKSNFKQFEDMFN; translated from the coding sequence ATGAATAAAAATTATAGAGTAGAAATAGCAAATAAAACCTTAGAAATAGTTAAGAATGGGTTTTATGAATATAAAGGAAAAAAGATTGTTGTAGAAAAAGAACTCAAAGAATCTATACAAAATACGTTTACAATTGCGCCAAATGATTGGGACGCAATCCTGAAAACTCCAATTGAGAATAAGTTTGAAACAGAAATTGTTACTAAAAATTGTTCTACAATTGAAGCACTTGCTCAAGAGAAAAATGACAAAATCTGTGTTTTGAATTTCGCTTCAGCAAAAAATCCGGGTGGTGGATTTTTAGGCGGTGCTTCTGCTCAGGAAGAAAGTCTGGCCAGATCTTCAAACCTTTATGAAACACAAATCAAAAACAAAGCGATGTATGATTTTAACAGAAATCAATCTTCGTTTTTATATTCAGATTATATGATTTATAGTCCGAATGTTTTGTTTTGGAACGATGATAATGGAAATTATTTTGAAAAACCATTAACAGCTGATGTAATTACAGCAGCTGCACCCAACAAAGGTGCGATGGTGCAACATAACAGGAAAGAAGAAATTGCCGAAATAGAAGAGGCTTTAAAAGAAAGAATGGATAAAGTATTGGCAATTGCTTTAAAACAAAAAAGCAATACACTGATTTTGGGAGCTTGGGGCTGTGGTGTTTTTAGAAATGAATCCAAAGATGTAGCCTATTTGTTCAAAGAAATTATTACAGATAAATATGCAGGAGCTTTTAAAAAAATAGTTTTTGCCGTATTTGACAATTCTGAAAAGAAATCAAACTTTAAGCAGTTTGAAGATATGTTTAATTAG
- a CDS encoding NADAR family protein has translation MKYNIDTIAPESKFLFFWGHQPSKDGTIIKTCFSQWWLSSFEVEGVTYKTAEHWMMAKKAELFKDQEILEKIIKCNSPAEAKKLGRKVRNYDDKIWLENRFEIVKQGNYHKFSQNADLKIFLLNTYDRVLVEASPVDSIWGIGMAGDHKDAFSPKKWKGLNLLGFALMEVRDELR, from the coding sequence ATGAAATACAATATAGATACTATAGCTCCGGAAAGTAAATTTTTATTTTTCTGGGGACATCAGCCAAGTAAAGACGGAACAATAATCAAAACCTGTTTCAGCCAGTGGTGGTTAAGCTCTTTTGAAGTGGAAGGAGTTACCTATAAAACTGCAGAGCACTGGATGATGGCAAAAAAAGCGGAATTGTTTAAAGACCAGGAAATTCTAGAAAAAATCATAAAATGTAATTCTCCTGCCGAAGCCAAAAAATTAGGCCGTAAAGTGAGAAACTATGATGATAAAATCTGGTTAGAAAACCGATTTGAAATCGTAAAACAAGGGAATTATCATAAGTTCAGTCAAAATGCAGATTTGAAAATATTTTTGCTGAATACCTATGATAGAGTTTTGGTAGAAGCAAGTCCTGTTGACTCTATTTGGGGAATTGGAATGGCAGGGGATCACAAAGACGCTTTTAGTCCTAAAAAATGGAAAGGCTTAAATCTTTTAGGTTTTGCTTTGATGGAAGTTAGGGATGAGCTGAGATAA
- a CDS encoding RNA 2'-phosphotransferase: MNENIAKSVSKFLSLVLRHSPEKIGLKLDENGWADVNELIEKCTKKGNRLDAELLDYVVENNDKKRFAYNEDKSKIRASQGHSISVELDLAETEPLEYLYHGTVGKFMESIEKEGLKKMNRQHVHLSKDKETAIKVGSRRGVPQILTVRSGDMHRDGFKFYLSENNVWLTDEVPAKYLEFKS, translated from the coding sequence ATGAATGAAAATATAGCAAAAAGCGTCAGTAAGTTTTTAAGTCTGGTGCTTAGACATTCGCCGGAAAAAATCGGATTAAAATTAGACGAAAACGGTTGGGCAGATGTCAATGAATTAATAGAAAAATGTACTAAAAAAGGGAATCGTCTTGACGCTGAACTTTTAGATTACGTTGTAGAAAATAACGATAAAAAGCGTTTTGCTTATAATGAAGATAAAAGCAAAATTCGTGCAAGTCAGGGACATTCTATTTCAGTAGAACTGGATCTGGCAGAAACAGAACCTTTAGAATATTTGTATCACGGAACGGTTGGAAAATTTATGGAAAGCATAGAGAAAGAAGGTTTGAAAAAAATGAACCGTCAACATGTGCATCTTTCCAAAGACAAAGAAACTGCGATTAAAGTAGGTAGCAGACGTGGCGTTCCTCAAATTTTGACCGTTAGAAGCGGTGACATGCACAGAGACGGATTTAAATTTTATTTGTCTGAAAACAATGTATGGCTTACAGATGAAGTTCCGGCAAAGTATCTCGAGTTTAAATCTTAA
- a CDS encoding ADP-ribosylglycohydrolase family protein: MILEAAIGDAYGAGFEFRDLSFISKNNNLTQYDKHGMYTEIYKKYTDDTQMAIAISELLLEEDNWNEIKVADKFVEVFHRDKRRGYSDRVYNALDASKNGSDFIKIIDNGSSGNGSAMRAYSIGYLKDIKQILEFCEIQAKTSHNTVEGISCAKRIALAVHYFKYNLGDGSTLINFLNETLKENENYRITSPIDMHGYPTTQAVIKMVSEAVSMKDCLKTGIGYGGDTDTVAALSMAILSQKQNCEKTLPSFLYEELENDKFGKDFLIKLDASLNNKFS, from the coding sequence ATGATTTTAGAAGCAGCAATAGGCGATGCATACGGTGCAGGTTTTGAATTTAGAGATTTAAGTTTTATCTCTAAAAATAACAATTTGACTCAGTATGATAAACATGGAATGTACACAGAGATTTATAAAAAATATACTGATGATACCCAAATGGCGATTGCGATTTCGGAATTGCTTTTAGAAGAGGATAATTGGAATGAGATTAAAGTAGCAGATAAGTTTGTAGAAGTATTTCACAGAGATAAAAGAAGAGGATATTCAGACAGAGTTTACAACGCTTTGGATGCCAGTAAAAACGGTTCTGATTTTATCAAAATAATCGACAATGGAAGCAGTGGAAATGGTTCTGCCATGAGAGCGTATTCCATTGGATATTTAAAAGATATTAAACAAATACTCGAGTTCTGTGAGATTCAGGCGAAAACTTCCCATAATACAGTTGAAGGAATAAGCTGTGCTAAGCGTATAGCTTTAGCAGTTCATTATTTTAAATATAATCTGGGTGACGGATCTACTCTGATAAATTTTCTAAATGAAACTTTAAAAGAAAATGAAAACTATAGAATTACTTCTCCAATCGACATGCATGGATATCCAACAACACAAGCTGTAATTAAAATGGTTTCAGAAGCTGTTTCTATGAAAGATTGCCTAAAAACAGGAATCGGTTATGGCGGAGATACAGATACCGTTGCAGCTTTGTCTATGGCAATTTTAAGTCAGAAGCAAAATTGTGAGAAAACGTTGCCATCATTTCTTTATGAAGAATTAGAGAATGATAAATTCGGAAAAGATTTTCTAATAAAATTGGATGCATCTTTGAATAACAAGTTTAGTTAA
- a CDS encoding 2OG-Fe(II) oxygenase, whose product MLNIINEGLDIYTIDNFLSLEECNELVKKSELIGFEEAEVNVDGAQKMMKMVRNNERIMYEDHEYASLIWQKLKSYVKPVVNESIVIGLNEMFRFYKYNPSQRFKMHRDGSYKRNESEFSYYTFLIYLNEGYVGGETKFASGEIITPKTGTALIFEHSQRHEGAALISGIKYVLRSDIMYKLKDGNN is encoded by the coding sequence ATGCTAAATATCATTAATGAAGGATTGGATATTTATACAATAGATAATTTTCTTAGCCTGGAAGAATGTAACGAACTGGTAAAGAAAAGTGAGTTAATTGGTTTTGAAGAAGCTGAAGTTAATGTTGATGGAGCACAAAAAATGATGAAAATGGTGCGCAATAACGAACGTATCATGTATGAGGATCATGAATATGCATCTTTAATCTGGCAAAAATTAAAATCTTATGTTAAGCCTGTTGTTAACGAGAGTATAGTCATAGGATTAAATGAAATGTTTAGGTTTTATAAGTATAACCCTAGCCAGCGATTTAAAATGCACCGAGATGGTAGTTATAAACGCAACGAATCTGAATTTAGTTATTATACTTTTCTCATTTATTTGAATGAGGGATATGTAGGCGGAGAAACAAAATTTGCTTCGGGAGAAATTATTACGCCCAAAACCGGAACAGCGCTTATTTTTGAACATAGTCAGCGTCATGAAGGAGCAGCTTTGATTTCGGGAATAAAGTATGTTTTAAGGAGCGATATTATGTATAAACTGAAAGACGGTAATAATTGA
- a CDS encoding metallophosphoesterase family protein, which translates to MKRTLVFGDIHGGLKALIQLLERIDYSENDRFIFLGDYVDGWSESKQLIDFLIDLSQKQECIFIKGNHDAWCQEWLEDGVINDIWFLHGGKSTIESYADIEFSEKEKHRHFFNEMKDYFVDEKNNLFIHAGFSSMHGPEKEHYKTNYSWDRTLWEMALTMDKRIQKDSLSYPKRLLLFNEIYIGHTPTLHYDVEIPMQGCNVWNIDTGAGFYGKLTCLDVETKEFWQSDAVQTFYPAEKGRNK; encoded by the coding sequence ATGAAAAGAACTCTGGTTTTTGGCGATATTCATGGTGGATTAAAAGCATTAATTCAGTTGTTAGAAAGAATTGATTATTCAGAAAATGACAGATTTATTTTTCTGGGAGATTATGTTGACGGCTGGAGTGAATCAAAACAATTGATTGATTTTCTTATCGATTTATCCCAAAAACAAGAATGCATTTTTATAAAAGGAAATCACGATGCCTGGTGTCAGGAATGGTTAGAAGATGGTGTGATAAATGATATTTGGTTTTTACACGGAGGAAAATCAACTATAGAAAGTTATGCCGATATTGAATTTTCAGAAAAAGAAAAGCACCGCCATTTTTTCAATGAGATGAAAGATTATTTTGTAGACGAAAAGAACAATTTGTTTATTCATGCCGGCTTTTCATCTATGCACGGTCCGGAGAAAGAACATTACAAAACCAATTATTCCTGGGATAGAACTTTGTGGGAAATGGCTTTAACGATGGATAAAAGAATTCAGAAAGATTCACTTTCGTACCCGAAAAGATTGTTGCTTTTCAATGAAATTTATATCGGTCACACACCAACACTTCATTATGATGTCGAAATTCCGATGCAAGGCTGTAATGTTTGGAATATAGATACCGGAGCAGGTTTTTATGGAAAATTAACTTGTTTGGATGTTGAAACAAAAGAATTTTGGCAGAGTGATGCAGTACAAACATTTTATCCAGCTGAAAAAGGAAGAAATAAATAA
- a CDS encoding nucleoside 2-deoxyribosyltransferase domain-containing protein — protein MKKIYKAPEEIPSKIDVKTIFLAGSIEMDKAINWQLRCEELLQND, from the coding sequence ATGAAGAAAATTTATAAAGCACCCGAAGAAATCCCCTCGAAAATCGATGTGAAAACCATTTTTTTGGCTGGTTCAATAGAAATGGATAAAGCGATTAACTGGCAGTTGCGCTGCGAAGAATTGTTGCAGAATGATTAA
- a CDS encoding nucleoside 2-deoxyribosyltransferase domain-containing protein: MINVIFNPRRSEWDSSWSQTIENIHFKEQVSWELHALERADIIIMYFAENTMSPISLLEFGLYAQSNKMMVVVEENFWRKGNIDIVCERYAVEQFKTLEELVQNLLR; encoded by the coding sequence ATGATTAATGTTATTTTTAATCCAAGAAGAAGCGAGTGGGATAGTAGTTGGTCGCAAACCATAGAAAATATTCATTTTAAGGAACAGGTAAGTTGGGAACTTCACGCACTTGAAAGAGCAGACATTATTATCATGTATTTTGCAGAAAACACAATGTCACCAATATCGTTACTGGAATTTGGACTTTATGCCCAATCGAATAAAATGATGGTAGTGGTAGAGGAAAATTTCTGGCGCAAAGGTAATATTGATATTGTATGTGAGAGATATGCGGTCGAACAATTTAAAACATTAGAAGAGTTAGTTCAAAATCTATTAAGATAA
- a CDS encoding ADP-ribosylglycohydrolase family protein, translating to MKSKIESGLFGVAIGDALGVPVEFYSRSSLKENPVSEMIGYGTHYQPPGTWSDDSSLAFCLAESLCGGFDLNNMAKNFVRWYNADLWTPHGKVFDIGIATRNAMHNIAKGHQPDLCGGFEERDNGNGSLMRILPLVFYLQKEKDIEVIYQKVKAVSSITHAHFRSVFACFIYVVYCLEILKDKDKFEAYKEMQNVVSRFLESKEFNPVEIGLFERILKNDIFSYSENEIHSSGYVLHSLEASVWCFLNFDSYEETVLKAVNLGGDTDTTSAIAGGLAGIYYGIENMPQKWIDNLVRSNDIKDLAERLSQKI from the coding sequence ATGAAAAGTAAAATAGAATCAGGTTTATTTGGTGTTGCGATTGGTGATGCTTTGGGCGTTCCGGTAGAATTTTACTCCAGATCATCTTTAAAAGAAAATCCTGTTTCTGAAATGATTGGGTACGGAACACATTACCAGCCGCCAGGAACCTGGAGCGATGATAGTTCTCTCGCTTTTTGTTTAGCAGAAAGTTTATGTGGCGGTTTTGATTTAAATAATATGGCCAAAAATTTCGTTAGATGGTATAATGCAGATTTATGGACACCGCATGGAAAAGTTTTTGATATTGGAATAGCAACAAGAAATGCAATGCATAATATAGCAAAAGGACATCAGCCTGATTTATGTGGCGGTTTTGAAGAAAGAGATAATGGGAATGGTTCCTTAATGCGTATTTTACCATTGGTTTTTTATCTTCAAAAAGAAAAAGATATAGAAGTTATTTATCAGAAAGTCAAGGCTGTTTCGTCGATCACGCACGCCCATTTCCGTTCCGTATTTGCTTGTTTTATTTATGTTGTATATTGTTTGGAGATTCTAAAAGATAAAGATAAATTCGAAGCTTATAAAGAAATGCAAAATGTTGTTTCAAGATTTTTAGAAAGCAAAGAATTTAACCCAGTAGAAATTGGATTGTTTGAAAGGATTTTGAAGAATGATATTTTTTCATATTCAGAAAATGAAATTCATTCGTCCGGTTATGTACTGCATAGTTTAGAAGCTAGTGTCTGGTGTTTTTTAAATTTTGATTCTTATGAAGAAACGGTTTTAAAAGCCGTTAATTTAGGTGGAGATACAGATACAACAAGCGCAATTGCCGGAGGATTAGCAGGGATTTATTACGGTATCGAAAATATGCCTCAAAAATGGATTGACAATTTAGTCAGGTCCAATGATATTAAAGATTTAGCAGAAAGATTATCACAAAAAATATAA
- a CDS encoding nicotinate phosphoribosyltransferase has protein sequence MNPLLLTDGYKVDHRRQYPDNTTLVYSNWTPRKSRIEGLDEVVFFGLQYFIKKYIINDFEEYFFKKPKEEVIKKYSRRINNYLGENQVGTKHIEDLHDLGYIPMVFKALPEGASVPLRVPMFTMYNTIPEFFWLTNYFETLLSAVIWLPCNSATLAKEYRKVLDKYADQTSSVPEFVDWQAHDFSMRGMGGIEAAVTSAAGHLLSFTGSDTIPAIDFFEEYYKANSDLELIAGSVAATEHSVMCMGTTEGEYETFKRLITEVYPKGIVSIVSDTWDLWKVLTDYLPRLREDIVSREGKVVIRPDSGDPVDIICGNPNGKTEQEKKGVIELLWDVFGGTTNAKGFKELVPQIGAIYGDSITVARATQICERLKAKGFASTNVVLGIGSFTYQYNTRDTFGFAMKATYGEVNGEGRAIFKDPITDDGTKKSAKGLMKIDLIDGKYHLTDNVSWEEEKQGELKEIFRDGKLLIDQSLSEIRTRVKSEVSIEA, from the coding sequence ATGAACCCATTATTATTAACCGATGGTTACAAAGTTGACCACAGAAGACAATATCCAGATAATACCACTTTAGTTTATTCTAACTGGACACCTCGTAAATCAAGAATTGAAGGTCTGGATGAGGTTGTGTTTTTTGGATTACAGTATTTCATCAAAAAATATATCATTAACGATTTTGAGGAGTATTTCTTTAAAAAACCAAAAGAAGAAGTGATTAAGAAATATTCCAGAAGAATCAATAATTATTTGGGCGAAAACCAAGTTGGTACAAAACATATCGAAGACTTACACGATTTAGGATACATCCCGATGGTTTTTAAAGCTTTGCCAGAAGGAGCAAGCGTTCCGTTGCGAGTGCCAATGTTTACGATGTACAATACCATTCCGGAGTTTTTCTGGCTGACCAATTATTTCGAAACTTTACTTTCTGCAGTAATCTGGCTTCCTTGCAACTCAGCAACACTTGCAAAAGAGTATAGAAAAGTATTAGATAAATATGCCGACCAAACTTCATCTGTTCCTGAATTTGTAGATTGGCAGGCGCATGATTTCTCTATGAGAGGAATGGGCGGAATCGAAGCAGCAGTAACTTCTGCAGCCGGACATTTATTGAGTTTTACAGGATCTGATACAATTCCGGCAATAGATTTCTTCGAAGAATATTACAAAGCCAATTCTGATTTAGAATTAATTGCAGGTTCAGTAGCCGCTACAGAACATTCTGTAATGTGTATGGGGACTACAGAAGGCGAGTATGAAACTTTTAAAAGATTGATTACAGAAGTATATCCAAAAGGAATTGTTTCTATCGTTTCTGATACCTGGGATTTATGGAAAGTTTTGACGGATTATTTGCCTCGATTGAGAGAAGATATCGTTTCAAGAGAGGGTAAAGTCGTAATTCGCCCTGACAGTGGTGATCCGGTTGATATTATCTGTGGAAATCCAAACGGAAAAACAGAACAAGAAAAGAAAGGGGTTATCGAATTGCTTTGGGATGTTTTTGGCGGTACAACAAATGCAAAAGGATTCAAAGAATTAGTTCCGCAAATCGGAGCTATTTATGGAGACAGTATTACTGTAGCAAGAGCAACACAAATTTGCGAAAGATTGAAAGCAAAAGGATTTGCCTCTACAAATGTTGTTCTTGGAATTGGTTCTTTCACTTATCAATACAACACCAGAGATACTTTCGGATTTGCGATGAAAGCAACTTATGGAGAAGTAAACGGAGAGGGAAGAGCCATCTTTAAAGATCCAATTACAGACGACGGAACTAAAAAATCGGCCAAAGGATTGATGAAAATAGATTTAATCGACGGAAAGTATCATTTAACTGATAATGTTTCCTGGGAAGAAGAAAAACAAGGTGAATTGAAAGAGATTTTCAGAGATGGAAAACTTTTGATTGATCAATCGCTGAGTGAGATTAGAACGAGAGTTAAAAGTGAAGTGAGCATAGAAGCTTAA
- the nadD gene encoding nicotinate (nicotinamide) nucleotide adenylyltransferase produces MKIGLYFGTYNPIHVGHLIIANHMAEFADLDQIWMVVTPHNPLKKKATLLDDHQRLQMVFLATEEYPKIKPSDIEFKLPQPNYTVITLAHLQEKYPNHEFSLIMGEDNLKTFHKWKNYEVILDNHDIYVYPRISDEPENIELKSHPKIHIIDAPIVEISSTFIRNSIKEGKNIQPLLPPKVWEYIDHNNFYKK; encoded by the coding sequence ATGAAAATAGGTTTATATTTCGGAACTTACAATCCCATTCATGTTGGTCATTTGATCATTGCCAATCATATGGCCGAGTTTGCAGATTTAGATCAGATTTGGATGGTGGTTACACCTCATAATCCTTTAAAAAAGAAAGCTACTCTGCTTGACGATCATCAGCGCTTGCAAATGGTTTTTTTGGCTACAGAAGAATATCCAAAAATTAAACCATCTGATATTGAGTTTAAATTACCTCAGCCCAATTATACCGTAATTACTTTAGCACATTTACAGGAAAAATACCCAAATCATGAATTTTCATTGATTATGGGTGAAGACAATTTGAAAACATTCCATAAGTGGAAGAACTATGAAGTAATCCTTGATAATCATGATATATATGTTTATCCACGTATTTCTGATGAACCGGAAAATATCGAGTTAAAATCGCATCCAAAAATCCATATTATTGATGCTCCAATTGTAGAGATTTCTTCAACTTTTATTCGAAACAGTATTAAAGAAGGCAAAAATATTCAGCCTTTGTTACCGCCAAAAGTTTGGGAATATATTGATCATAATAATTTTTATAAGAAGTAG
- the gmk gene encoding guanylate kinase, which yields MNKGKLIVFSAPSGSGKTTIVKHLLGQEDLNLEFSISAASREPRGEEVHGKDYYFISLEEFKKHIKAEDFLEWEEVYRDNFYGTLKSEIERIWALGKNVIFDIDVAGGLRIKHKFPEQTLAVFVKPPSVDELKRRLKERSTESDDKINMRIAKASVELATAPQFDVIIKNYDLPVALEEAHQLVKDFVNK from the coding sequence ATGAACAAAGGAAAATTAATTGTTTTTTCAGCACCTTCAGGCTCAGGAAAAACAACTATCGTAAAGCATTTATTAGGTCAAGAAGATTTAAATCTTGAATTTTCGATTTCGGCAGCATCACGTGAACCACGTGGAGAAGAAGTACACGGAAAGGATTATTATTTCATTTCGTTAGAAGAATTCAAAAAGCACATTAAAGCTGAGGATTTCTTGGAATGGGAAGAAGTTTATCGCGATAACTTCTATGGCACTTTAAAATCGGAGATTGAGAGAATATGGGCCCTAGGAAAAAATGTCATTTTTGATATTGATGTTGCGGGTGGACTTCGAATCAAACATAAATTTCCAGAGCAGACTCTAGCTGTCTTTGTAAAACCACCAAGCGTTGACGAATTAAAACGCAGATTAAAAGAGCGCTCTACCGAAAGTGATGATAAAATCAATATGCGTATTGCAAAAGCTTCTGTAGAATTGGCAACAGCTCCTCAATTTGATGTAATTATCAAAAATTATGATTTACCTGTAGCTTTAGAAGAAGCTCATCAATTGGTTAAGGACTTCGTAAATAAATAA